In Deltaproteobacteria bacterium, a genomic segment contains:
- a CDS encoding DUF4115 domain-containing protein, with translation MTSGPAGSSWKERRESMGKTIGQVSAELRIGHRYLAGIEDGNFGDFPERVFSTGFIRSYAKYLSQDPGPVLAEYERSIGRRDDSDMAAHLRFGWVERERERGSRRATYTVAAGAVLLVGVILAWVTLHTERRPSPPPPPPAAVVLPSPPAVENAAKTADNAAVAAPSGVDNMTAPVRPPTQAAPTPAEPASSVAAVGGTGPLVGPFQLFLEASEQAWVMYSFDDGDPIDVTLYAGDKVSIQAKRRITLKLGNAGGVAGTLNGRRLPPFGERGQVRKFAIGGQ, from the coding sequence ATGACGTCGGGGCCCGCGGGTTCCTCCTGGAAGGAACGCCGGGAGTCGATGGGGAAGACGATCGGCCAGGTTTCCGCCGAACTGCGGATCGGACATCGGTATCTCGCGGGAATCGAGGATGGGAACTTCGGGGATTTCCCGGAGCGCGTATTCTCAACCGGCTTCATCCGCTCGTACGCCAAATACCTCTCGCAGGACCCGGGGCCCGTCCTCGCCGAATACGAGCGATCGATCGGAAGGCGTGACGACAGCGACATGGCGGCGCATCTGCGGTTCGGGTGGGTGGAACGGGAACGGGAGCGGGGGAGCCGCCGGGCGACGTACACCGTTGCCGCCGGGGCCGTTCTCCTCGTCGGGGTGATCCTCGCCTGGGTGACCCTCCACACCGAGCGCCGTCCGTCCCCCCCCCCCCCGCCCCCCGCCGCCGTCGTGCTTCCTTCCCCACCGGCGGTGGAGAACGCGGCGAAGACGGCCGACAACGCCGCGGTTGCCGCCCCTTCCGGCGTCGACAACATGACCGCGCCGGTTCGTCCCCCCACGCAGGCCGCGCCGACTCCGGCGGAACCGGCTTCTTCGGTGGCGGCGGTGGGCGGCACCGGCCCCCTCGTCGGCCCCTTCCAGCTGTTCCTCGAGGCGAGCGAGCAGGCGTGGGTGATGTACAGCTTCGACGACGGCGACCCGATCGACGTGACGCTGTACGCCGGCGACAAGGTCAGCATCCAGGCGAAGAGACGGATCACCCTGAAACTCGGCAACGCGGGGGGCGTGGCGGGAACGCTGAACGGGCGGCGGCTGCCGCCGTTCGGGGAACGGGGGCAGGTCCGTAAGTTCGCCATAGGCGGCCAGTGA
- a CDS encoding glycine--tRNA ligase subunit alpha — protein MFFQDLILSLQKYWADKSCVIHQPYDLEVGAGTFHPATFLQALGPEPWNTAYVQPSRRPTDGRYGENPNRLQHYYQFQVIMKPCPTDYVELYLDSLRAVGIDPLKHDIRFVEDDWESPTLGAWGLGWEVWLDGMEITQFTYFQQCGGIDLKPISGEITYGVERIAMYLQNVNNVFDLKWVGDVTYGDVHHRGEVEWSKYNFEAAGIPMLFSLFTMYEKECQSLIAAKLVLPAYDYCLKCSHAFNLLDARGAISVTERTSYIGRVRNLARVCAEGYLKSREEMGFPLLGKFSG, from the coding sequence GTGTTTTTCCAAGATCTCATTCTGTCCCTGCAGAAATACTGGGCCGACAAAAGCTGCGTGATTCACCAGCCGTACGACCTCGAAGTCGGCGCCGGGACGTTCCATCCCGCCACGTTCCTGCAAGCCCTTGGACCCGAGCCGTGGAACACCGCCTACGTTCAGCCGTCCCGCCGCCCGACGGACGGCCGCTACGGGGAGAATCCCAACCGCCTGCAGCACTACTACCAGTTCCAGGTCATCATGAAGCCGTGCCCCACGGATTATGTGGAGTTGTACCTCGACTCCCTCCGCGCGGTCGGGATCGACCCGTTGAAGCACGACATCCGGTTCGTCGAGGACGACTGGGAATCTCCCACCCTCGGCGCGTGGGGTCTCGGCTGGGAGGTGTGGCTGGACGGGATGGAGATCACCCAGTTCACCTACTTCCAGCAGTGCGGCGGGATCGACCTGAAACCGATCTCCGGGGAGATCACCTACGGCGTCGAGCGGATCGCGATGTACCTGCAGAACGTGAACAACGTCTTCGACCTCAAGTGGGTCGGGGACGTCACGTACGGGGATGTCCACCACCGCGGCGAGGTCGAATGGTCGAAGTACAACTTCGAGGCCGCCGGCATCCCGATGCTCTTCTCCCTCTTCACGATGTACGAGAAGGAGTGCCAGAGCCTCATCGCGGCGAAGCTCGTCCTTCCCGCCTACGATTACTGCCTCAAGTGCTCCCACGCCTTCAACCTGCTCGACGCCCGGGGCGCGATCTCCGTCACGGAGCGAACCTCCTACATCGGGCGCGTCCGGAACCTGGCCCGCGTGTGCGCCGAAGGGTATCTGAAATCGCGCGAGGAGATGGGCTTCCCGCTGCTCGGGAAGTTCTCCGGCTGA
- a CDS encoding tetratricopeptide repeat protein, with translation MIRPPKGSFLPVVCLFAAILAAGCAGPSADRKKEADARMQMGVTYLDQRNLPMAMRELVKASELDPGNAEVDMALGLVYQARGDASKAEEHLRRAIDKKPDYADARNNLGIVLAGRKAWDEAIREFEAAAANVMYTTPERAYFNLGEVYRVKGDPANAEGAYRRALRANEQYAPAYIALSAVLGGQGKWKDAASVLTRCVEVLPDYASGWMELGRAYLRLSRPAEASKAFDKVLAVSSDPEMRKQAAGYVTLLGSEKR, from the coding sequence GTGATCCGTCCCCCGAAAGGGTCCTTCCTCCCCGTGGTGTGCCTCTTCGCGGCGATCCTCGCCGCCGGCTGCGCCGGGCCCTCCGCGGATCGGAAGAAGGAGGCCGACGCGCGGATGCAGATGGGCGTCACCTACCTCGACCAGCGGAACCTGCCGATGGCGATGCGGGAGCTGGTGAAGGCATCCGAACTCGATCCTGGGAACGCGGAAGTCGACATGGCCCTCGGCCTCGTCTATCAGGCACGCGGCGATGCGTCGAAGGCCGAAGAGCATCTCCGCAGGGCGATCGACAAGAAGCCGGATTACGCGGACGCGCGGAACAACCTCGGCATCGTCCTCGCGGGGCGCAAGGCGTGGGACGAGGCGATCCGTGAGTTCGAGGCGGCCGCCGCGAACGTGATGTACACGACCCCGGAACGGGCGTATTTCAACCTCGGGGAGGTGTATCGCGTCAAGGGAGATCCGGCGAACGCCGAAGGGGCGTACCGGCGGGCGCTGCGGGCGAACGAGCAATACGCCCCCGCCTATATAGCGCTTTCCGCGGTCCTCGGCGGGCAGGGGAAGTGGAAGGACGCGGCGTCCGTCCTCACCCGGTGCGTGGAGGTCCTTCCCGACTACGCTTCGGGCTGGATGGAACTGGGGCGCGCCTACCTCCGGCTCTCGCGGCCGGCGGAGGCGTCGAAGGCGTTCGACAAGGTTCTCGCGGTTTCGAGCGACCCGGAAATGAGAAAACAGGCGGCCGGTTACGTGACGCTCCTCGGATCGGAGAAGCGATGA
- the ppdK gene encoding pyruvate, phosphate dikinase, protein MAVKRVFFFGGGKAEGNGAMKDVLGGKGAGLAEMTNLGVPVPPGFTISTEACNLYYRNRGKLPQDVKAEIAANLAKLEREIGKKLGDPKNPLLVSVRSGAKFSMPGMMDTVLNLGLNDKTVEGLARKSGNPRFAYDSYRRFLMMFSDVVLDLSKGNFERIFDAKKRERGAAFDVDLTAGDLMDVCGKFKALVKERLKREFPQDPLVQLELARDAVFRSWNNDRAKYYRKTNGIPDDIGTAVNVQAMVFGNMGDDCATGVGFTRNPATGAKEFYGEYLVNAQGEDVVAGIRTPHQIRDMKKELPKVFDQLMRITAKLEKHYKDVQDFEFTIEGNTLYMLQTRNGKRTAAAAVKIAVDMVKEKLITKEEALLRLEPQQIDQLLHPVIDPKAKLDVVAKGLPASPGAATGAVVFHADKAVEWATEGKDVILVRKETSPDDIHGMDVARGILTAKGGMTSHAAVVARQMGKTCVAGCDAIDVDETTNRFMVGGKVVREGDFISLNGSTGEVILGKAPLIAPVMSGSFGVFMSWADAVRRLKVRANADTPRDARVARDFGAEGIGLCRTEHMFFAEDRLPIMQEMILARTREDREAALSKLLPMQRDDFKGLYREMKGYPVTIRLLDPPLHEFLPRREELMVEVTKLELIHADRSIIEEKKRLLERVEELHEFNPMLGLRGCRLGIYYPEITRMQARAIFEAACDVTREGIRVHPEVMIPLVSMVGEMRAQKEIVVAVAEETMRRHKKKFPYTVGTMIELPRAAVTADEIATEAEFFSFGTNDLTQTTFGFSRDDSGKFIQHYMNRSELCPQCGTKLEKNLSCGVCKVTYAKRPENILEADVFATLDQGGVGQLIRMGVEKGRSTRPNLKVGICGEHGGDPKSVEFCHRIGLDYVSCSPYRVPIARLAAAQAVLREKKPGKGGKK, encoded by the coding sequence ATGGCGGTGAAACGGGTCTTCTTTTTCGGGGGGGGTAAGGCCGAGGGGAACGGCGCGATGAAGGACGTCCTCGGCGGGAAGGGAGCGGGACTCGCCGAGATGACGAACCTCGGCGTGCCGGTTCCTCCGGGGTTTACCATCAGCACCGAGGCCTGCAACCTGTATTACAGGAACCGCGGGAAGCTCCCCCAGGATGTCAAGGCGGAGATCGCGGCGAACCTCGCGAAGCTCGAGCGGGAGATCGGCAAGAAGCTCGGCGATCCGAAAAACCCGCTGCTCGTCTCCGTCCGGTCGGGGGCGAAGTTCTCCATGCCCGGCATGATGGACACGGTCCTGAACCTCGGGCTGAACGACAAGACGGTCGAAGGACTTGCGCGGAAGTCGGGCAACCCCCGGTTTGCGTACGATTCCTACCGCCGCTTCCTGATGATGTTCTCCGACGTGGTGCTCGATCTCTCCAAGGGCAACTTCGAGCGCATCTTCGACGCGAAGAAGCGGGAGCGCGGTGCCGCCTTCGACGTCGACCTTACCGCCGGGGACCTGATGGACGTGTGCGGGAAGTTCAAGGCGCTGGTCAAGGAGCGCTTGAAGAGGGAGTTCCCGCAGGACCCGCTGGTCCAGCTGGAACTGGCGCGGGACGCGGTGTTCCGATCGTGGAACAATGACCGGGCGAAATATTACCGGAAGACGAACGGGATCCCCGACGACATCGGCACGGCGGTGAACGTCCAGGCGATGGTGTTCGGCAACATGGGGGACGATTGCGCCACCGGCGTCGGTTTCACACGGAACCCCGCAACGGGGGCGAAGGAGTTTTACGGCGAGTATCTCGTCAACGCGCAGGGCGAGGACGTCGTCGCCGGCATCCGCACCCCGCACCAGATCCGCGACATGAAGAAGGAGCTCCCCAAGGTCTTCGACCAGCTGATGCGGATCACCGCGAAGCTCGAGAAGCATTACAAGGACGTGCAGGATTTCGAGTTCACCATCGAGGGAAACACCCTGTACATGCTCCAGACGCGGAACGGGAAGCGGACCGCGGCGGCGGCCGTCAAGATCGCCGTGGACATGGTGAAGGAGAAGCTGATCACGAAGGAGGAGGCGCTCCTGCGCCTCGAGCCCCAACAGATCGACCAGCTGCTTCACCCGGTGATCGACCCGAAGGCGAAGCTCGACGTCGTCGCCAAGGGGCTCCCCGCCTCCCCCGGCGCGGCGACCGGCGCGGTGGTCTTCCACGCCGACAAGGCGGTGGAGTGGGCCACCGAGGGGAAGGACGTGATCCTGGTCCGCAAGGAGACGAGCCCCGACGACATCCACGGGATGGACGTGGCGCGGGGGATCCTCACCGCGAAGGGAGGGATGACGTCCCACGCCGCGGTCGTCGCCCGCCAGATGGGGAAGACGTGCGTCGCGGGGTGCGACGCGATCGACGTCGACGAAACCACGAACCGGTTCATGGTGGGCGGCAAGGTCGTCCGCGAGGGGGACTTCATCTCGCTGAACGGCTCCACCGGCGAGGTGATCCTGGGGAAGGCGCCGCTGATCGCGCCCGTGATGTCCGGCTCGTTCGGGGTCTTCATGTCCTGGGCGGACGCCGTGCGGCGGCTCAAGGTGCGCGCCAACGCCGACACGCCGCGGGACGCGCGTGTCGCTCGCGACTTCGGGGCCGAGGGGATCGGGCTGTGCCGCACGGAGCACATGTTCTTCGCCGAGGACCGCCTCCCGATCATGCAGGAGATGATCCTCGCCCGCACCCGGGAGGATCGCGAAGCGGCCCTGTCGAAACTGCTCCCGATGCAGCGGGACGATTTCAAGGGGCTGTACCGGGAGATGAAGGGGTACCCCGTGACCATCCGGCTGCTGGACCCACCCCTCCACGAGTTCCTCCCCAGGCGCGAGGAGTTGATGGTCGAGGTGACCAAGCTCGAGCTGATCCACGCGGACCGCTCCATCATCGAGGAGAAGAAGCGCCTGCTGGAGAGGGTCGAGGAGCTTCACGAGTTCAACCCGATGCTCGGTCTTCGCGGCTGCCGACTCGGGATCTACTATCCCGAGATCACCCGGATGCAGGCGCGCGCCATCTTCGAGGCGGCGTGCGACGTCACCCGGGAGGGGATCCGGGTCCACCCCGAGGTCATGATCCCGCTGGTCAGCATGGTGGGTGAGATGAGGGCGCAGAAGGAGATCGTCGTCGCCGTGGCGGAAGAGACGATGCGGCGGCACAAGAAGAAGTTCCCCTACACCGTGGGGACGATGATCGAACTGCCGCGCGCCGCGGTGACGGCGGACGAGATTGCGACCGAGGCGGAATTCTTCTCCTTCGGCACGAACGATCTCACCCAGACGACGTTCGGGTTCTCGCGCGACGACTCGGGAAAGTTCATCCAGCACTACATGAACCGGTCGGAGCTTTGCCCGCAGTGCGGCACGAAGCTGGAGAAGAATCTCTCCTGTGGCGTGTGCAAGGTGACGTACGCGAAACGGCCGGAGAATATCCTCGAAGCCGACGTGTTCGCGACCCTGGACCAGGGCGGTGTCGGACAGCTCATACGGATGGGAGTCGAGAAAGGACGTTCGACGCGTCCGAACCTGAAGGTCGGGATCTGCGGCGAGCACGGCGGCGACCCGAAGTCGGTCGAGTTCTGCCACAGGATCGGGCTCGACTACGTCTCCTGTTCCCCGTACCGGGTCCCCATCGCGCGCCTCGCGGCGGCCCAGGCGGTTCTGAGAGAGAAGAAACCGGGGAAGGGTGGGAAGAAATAG
- the recO gene encoding DNA repair protein RecO: protein MIRPSFHSSPAFLARAIDLGEADRRLTFFTRDAGVIVTVGKSAWRSRKRFGGTLQRYVLLDIAWTQRTGRMAVLSSASVNRSFWRIVEDWERVRHADHLLEIASELFPQAGPKPRAFEVLLRGIGSIADGEPPPETARRAEAEFLAIGGWGPDLSGCRKCKGNEGRSYRFLASEGGVLCEACSPGGGPSLSLGAVKTWRALQAGKTAARGRLRIPGVIAEELRTVIPGYIEYCLGKGLRSLGKK from the coding sequence GTGATCCGCCCTTCCTTCCACTCCTCTCCCGCTTTCCTCGCGCGCGCCATCGACCTCGGGGAGGCCGACCGCCGCCTCACGTTCTTCACCCGGGACGCCGGAGTGATCGTGACCGTCGGAAAATCGGCGTGGCGCAGCAGGAAACGGTTCGGCGGCACGCTGCAGCGGTACGTCCTTCTCGACATCGCGTGGACGCAGCGTACGGGGCGAATGGCCGTCCTTTCCTCCGCCTCCGTGAACCGGAGTTTCTGGAGGATCGTGGAGGATTGGGAGCGCGTGCGACACGCGGACCACCTGCTCGAGATCGCGTCGGAGCTCTTCCCCCAGGCCGGGCCCAAGCCCCGGGCGTTCGAGGTCCTCCTGCGGGGGATCGGTTCCATCGCGGACGGGGAGCCGCCGCCGGAGACCGCCCGAAGGGCCGAGGCCGAATTCCTCGCGATCGGCGGGTGGGGACCCGACCTGTCCGGGTGCCGAAAGTGCAAGGGGAACGAAGGTCGTTCGTACCGGTTTCTCGCTTCGGAGGGGGGGGTACTGTGCGAGGCCTGTTCGCCGGGCGGGGGGCCCTCCCTGTCCCTCGGCGCCGTGAAGACATGGCGCGCCCTGCAGGCGGGGAAGACCGCGGCACGGGGTCGGCTCCGGATTCCCGGCGTGATTGCCGAGGAATTACGAACCGTTATCCCGGGATATATCGAGTATTGCCTCGGCAAGGGACTCCGGAGTCTTGGCAAGAAGTGA
- the glyS gene encoding glycine--tRNA ligase subunit beta, whose product MERDYLLEIGCEEIPAGFVGPALWFGGQQLEGMLKKARLSFRKVDIYGTPRRLTYVIRDLEERQAASKETVMGPPKSVGLDAAGKPTKAALGFARSQGIDVSALTVFPTDRGDYLGFVREEAARPVQEILPKIVSDFLPAIPFKKSMRWADLDVKFARPVHWIVSLYGDEVLPFSFGNVAAGRTTFGHRFLAPGAIELSSTSEYPGRLAEARVLVDLEDRKGRIRAGIREASMRIGMKWVEDEPLVETVANLVEYPVVMVGRFEEKYLSLPREVLVTSMRNNQKYFVFEDAKGGLFPGFAFVSNMIVPDPSVVVAGNERVLRARLSDAEFYYGDDLRKPLFERTEALKKVLFQADMGTYWEKIERMADIAEFVASFGFPAKAKDCRRAAFLSKTDLTTGVIKEFPELQGVMGRHYASKTGESAEIAQSVFEHYLPKGQSDDLPATDVGAATAIADKIDMVCGCFGVGLIPTGTADPYGLRRHTLGILSILESRGLRIPIAELVDRSLATLAAKLTSPAAEVRKRVLEFVVARYLNLLVSQGAPADLVEAVLAPGLTNVVDLRAKLDALVAFRADAAFEPLAEVFKRAINITKVYNGPLGVSSMLFEHDEERALHAAAADVSGRVVAAARDGRYGEAFREMAGLQPLVAAFFEKVLVMAKDETIRNNRLALLKGLSAVFASVADFSKVASSGQPKQG is encoded by the coding sequence ATGGAACGTGACTACCTGCTCGAGATCGGCTGCGAGGAAATCCCGGCGGGATTCGTCGGCCCCGCGCTCTGGTTCGGAGGCCAGCAGCTCGAGGGGATGCTGAAAAAGGCCCGTCTCTCCTTCCGGAAGGTCGACATCTACGGTACCCCCCGGCGGCTGACGTACGTGATCCGGGACCTCGAAGAGCGCCAGGCGGCGTCGAAAGAGACCGTGATGGGGCCGCCGAAAAGCGTGGGACTGGACGCCGCCGGCAAGCCGACAAAGGCGGCCCTGGGATTTGCGAGGTCCCAGGGGATCGACGTCTCGGCCCTCACCGTCTTTCCGACCGATCGCGGCGACTACCTCGGCTTTGTTCGCGAGGAGGCGGCCCGCCCGGTCCAGGAGATCCTTCCGAAGATCGTCTCCGACTTCCTCCCTGCGATTCCGTTCAAGAAGTCGATGCGGTGGGCCGACCTCGACGTGAAGTTCGCGCGTCCGGTCCACTGGATCGTCTCGCTGTACGGCGACGAGGTCCTGCCGTTTTCGTTCGGCAACGTCGCGGCGGGGCGGACGACCTTCGGGCACCGTTTCCTCGCCCCCGGGGCCATCGAACTTTCCTCGACCTCCGAATACCCTGGGCGGCTCGCGGAGGCCCGGGTGCTCGTGGACCTGGAAGACCGGAAGGGGAGGATTCGCGCCGGGATCCGGGAGGCTTCGATGCGGATCGGCATGAAATGGGTCGAGGACGAGCCGCTGGTCGAGACCGTGGCGAACCTCGTGGAGTATCCCGTCGTCATGGTGGGGCGGTTCGAGGAGAAGTACCTCTCGCTGCCGAGGGAGGTCCTCGTCACCTCGATGCGGAACAACCAGAAATATTTCGTCTTCGAGGATGCGAAGGGGGGGCTGTTCCCGGGGTTCGCCTTCGTTTCGAACATGATCGTTCCCGACCCGTCGGTCGTCGTGGCGGGGAACGAGCGGGTCCTGCGGGCCCGGCTCTCCGACGCCGAGTTTTACTACGGGGACGACCTCAGGAAGCCCCTCTTCGAACGCACGGAGGCGCTGAAGAAGGTCCTGTTCCAGGCGGACATGGGCACATACTGGGAAAAGATCGAGCGGATGGCCGACATCGCGGAGTTCGTCGCCTCCTTCGGTTTTCCCGCCAAGGCGAAGGATTGTCGCCGCGCGGCGTTCCTCAGCAAGACCGACCTGACCACGGGCGTGATCAAGGAGTTCCCGGAGCTGCAGGGGGTGATGGGGCGGCACTACGCTTCGAAGACCGGCGAGTCGGCCGAGATCGCGCAGTCCGTGTTCGAGCACTACCTGCCGAAGGGACAGTCCGACGACCTGCCGGCCACGGACGTGGGGGCCGCGACGGCGATCGCCGACAAGATCGACATGGTGTGCGGCTGCTTCGGCGTGGGGCTCATCCCGACGGGAACCGCGGACCCTTACGGCCTGCGGCGTCACACGCTGGGGATCCTCTCCATCCTCGAATCGCGGGGGCTCCGGATCCCGATCGCCGAGCTGGTGGACCGGTCCCTCGCGACCCTCGCAGCGAAGCTCACGTCGCCGGCCGCCGAGGTGCGGAAGAGGGTCCTCGAATTCGTCGTCGCCCGCTACCTGAACCTCCTGGTTTCCCAGGGGGCGCCGGCCGACCTCGTCGAGGCGGTGCTGGCCCCGGGGCTCACGAACGTGGTGGACCTTCGGGCGAAACTCGACGCGCTGGTCGCCTTCCGGGCGGACGCGGCGTTCGAGCCCCTCGCGGAGGTCTTCAAGCGCGCGATCAACATCACCAAGGTGTACAACGGTCCCCTCGGGGTGTCTTCGATGCTCTTCGAACACGACGAGGAGCGGGCGCTCCATGCCGCCGCGGCCGATGTCTCGGGCCGCGTCGTGGCGGCGGCCCGAGACGGGCGGTACGGCGAGGCGTTCCGCGAGATGGCGGGGCTCCAGCCGCTGGTGGCCGCCTTTTTCGAAAAAGTGCTCGTGATGGCGAAGGACGAAACGATCCGGAACAACCGGCTTGCGCTCCTGAAGGGGCTGTCGGCGGTGTTCGCGTCGGTGGCGGACTTTTCGAAGGTGGCGTCTTCAGGGCAGCCGAAACAAGGGTGA
- the mtnP gene encoding S-methyl-5'-thioadenosine phosphorylase — translation MSDVLGVIGGSGLYEMEGMKNVRQVVVRTPFGAPSDAITVGEIEGRTLAFLPRHGRGHRFSPSQVNYRANIYAMKKIGAGAILSISAVGSMKEGIRPGDIVVVDQFFDHTRFRPNTFFSDGVAGHVSFADPVCPELSAVAYTAARKIVRRVHRGGTYLCMEGPAFSTRAESGIYRKWGVDVIGMTNMPEAKLAREAEICYATLALATDYDCWHETQDDVSIDAILDVLHRNVENSKRIVREIALRLPLPGRCRCGEALKYAIITDRKRIPPAARKRLSLLIGKYL, via the coding sequence ATGTCCGACGTCCTTGGCGTCATCGGCGGTTCCGGCCTCTACGAGATGGAGGGGATGAAAAACGTCCGGCAAGTCGTCGTCCGGACGCCGTTCGGCGCGCCGTCCGACGCGATCACCGTGGGCGAGATCGAGGGGAGGACGCTCGCCTTCCTGCCGCGCCACGGGCGCGGGCACCGGTTCTCCCCCTCGCAGGTCAACTACCGCGCGAACATCTACGCGATGAAGAAGATCGGCGCCGGCGCGATCCTTTCGATCTCGGCCGTCGGCAGCATGAAGGAAGGCATCCGGCCGGGCGACATCGTCGTCGTCGACCAGTTCTTCGATCACACGCGGTTCCGGCCGAACACCTTCTTCAGCGACGGCGTGGCGGGACACGTCTCCTTCGCCGACCCGGTCTGCCCGGAACTCTCGGCCGTGGCGTACACGGCGGCGCGCAAGATCGTCCGGCGCGTCCACCGGGGGGGGACGTACCTTTGCATGGAGGGGCCCGCCTTCTCCACGCGCGCCGAATCCGGAATCTACAGGAAATGGGGTGTCGACGTGATCGGGATGACGAACATGCCCGAGGCGAAACTCGCCCGCGAAGCGGAGATCTGCTACGCGACGCTCGCGCTGGCGACCGACTACGACTGCTGGCACGAGACGCAGGACGATGTGTCGATCGACGCGATTCTCGACGTCCTGCACCGCAACGTTGAGAACTCGAAGCGGATCGTCCGGGAGATTGCCCTTCGGCTTCCTCTTCCGGGGCGGTGCCGGTGCGGGGAGGCGCTGAAATACGCGATCATCACGGACCGGAAGCGGATTCCGCCGGCGGCGAGGAAGCGTCTCTCCCTCCTGATCGGAAAGTACCTGTGA